In Xyrauchen texanus isolate HMW12.3.18 chromosome 32, RBS_HiC_50CHRs, whole genome shotgun sequence, the following proteins share a genomic window:
- the LOC127625867 gene encoding forkhead box protein G1-like, whose protein sequence is MQYLCASDLSSFKVRKRRFLCVLLRGMGDPSEPTMVQKSTSFSIKSLLLPSKYDSPGGVEGAERRISSSPAPVQDLDKTPEPAEMDPALLVKEQRDAEEPEDSSKKAKNGKFDKPPFSYNALIMMAIRQSPEKRLTLNGIYEFIMKNFPYYREHKQGWQNSIRHNLSLNKCFVKVPRHYDDPGKGNYWMLDPSSDDVFIGGTTGKLRRRSATSRGKLVMKRSLRFAPLGLGLGERPSNPLYWQISPFLPLHHSHYNGSTHGFLNQGHAYGSLLPGVEPLGNGDMSRPILGTSTGGINLSNGYGVSPPAAAAGILSGHNGYFVPGAHQPQSLQSAPGYGISSSPSSLLSDSLRTSLPSFTSSLSSGLLPQHKRVAHNTFLS, encoded by the coding sequence ATGCAATATCTTTGCGCATCTGACCTCTCCTCTTTTAAAGTACGAAAACGGcgctttttgtgtgtgttattgcgCGGCATGGGAGATCCGAGTGAGCCCACCATGGTGCAGAAGTCGACTTCGTTCAGCATCAAGAGCCTTCTGCTCCCGTCCAAATATGACAGCCCGGGCGGAGTTGAGGGCGCAGAGAGGCGCATCAGCAGCAGCCCGGCTCCGGTCCAAGATTTAGACAAAACGCCGGAACCGGCTGAAATGGACCCCGCGCTCCTGGTAAAGGAACAAAGAGACGCGGAAGAACCGGAGGACTCCTCTAAAAAGGCAAAGAACGGGAAATTCGACAAGCCGCCGTTCAGCTACAACGCGCTCATAATGATGGCTATCAGACAGAGTCCCGAAAAGCGCCTCACTCTGAACGGTATCTATGAATTCATCATGAAAAATTTCCCGTATTACCGGGAGCACAAACAGGGTTGGCAGAACTCCATAAGACACAATTTGAGTCTCAATAAATGCTTCGTCAAAGTTCCACGGCACTACGACGACCCGGGGAAAGGGAACTACTGGATGCTGGATCCCTCCAGCGATGACGTGTTCATCGGCGGAACCACCGGGAAGCTCCGGCGCCGGTCGGCGACCTCTAGGGGCAAGCTGGTGATGAAAAGGAGCCTCCGTTTCGCGCCCCTCGGACTCGGACTGGGTGAACGCCCGAGTAACCCGCTCTACTGGCAGATTTCTCCGTTCTTACCCTTGCACCATTCGCACTATAACGGATCCACGCATGGATTTCTAAACCAAGGACACGCGTACGGATCTTTACTCCCCGGCGTCGAGCCGCTCGGAAACGGGGACATGTCTCGCCCCATTCTGGGAACCTCTACGGGGGGTATAAATCTGTCAAACGGATACGGCGTGTCCCCGCCGGCAGCCGCGGCTGGAATACTCTCAGGGCACAATGGATACTTCGTTCCGGGAGCGCACCAGCCGCAATCGCTTCAGAGCGCACCTGGATACGGCATTTCCAGTTCTCCGTCCTCTCTCCTGTCGGATTCCCTAAGAACTAGTTTACCGTCCTTCACGTCGTCCCTTTCTAGTGGACTTTTGCCTCAACACAAACGGGTCGCGCACAATACTTTCCTCAGCTGA